One segment of Bradyrhizobium sp. CB2312 DNA contains the following:
- the glsA gene encoding glutaminase A, which yields MKPLSPAATAWTRSKPPLLRFLDNCLNEFSAETSGNVADYIPELSKADPAYFGISLATLDGHVYEVGDSQVPFTIQSMSKPFVFALALDLLGASKIESAIGVEPSGDPFNSIRLNSENHPFNPMVNAGAIACTGLIYDSRGTDAFEQIRAALGRFAGRDLAVDEAVYTSESQTGDRNRAIAYLLKTNAVISDNVAGVLDVYFRQCAVLVTARDIAVMAATLANRGVNPVTGEQVLTPYAISRTLSVMTSSGMYDYAGEWIYRIGIPAKSGVGGGILAALPARLGLGSYSPRLDKHGNSVRGIKVCEALSSHYDLHMLNRSDDARNAVIADYDIGKSPSRRVRRPQEREILAAHEQEVRIIELVGTLSLSAVDYVSRRLAGRPRPQIVIFDLHRVTSTTRAGARLVAEAFEELAALNVTVVLSGVRRASKEWNTLREWTAELKNVRDFYLLDTAIEWAEDQIVYRYGGSIDFHETTELDEQPLLAGLSAEELTDLASICTIRTFQSGAKIITTGDPAASLFFLRSGAVHVTLPDGVRLATLTAGMAFGEMALLEPTRSADVFADMAATAYEVQLKDFERFRRQHPRASERVMRNLAQLLADRLIVANAKVDILTST from the coding sequence ATGAAACCGCTCTCGCCCGCCGCCACCGCCTGGACGCGTTCGAAACCGCCTTTGCTGCGGTTTCTGGACAATTGCCTCAACGAATTCTCTGCCGAAACATCGGGCAATGTCGCCGACTACATTCCCGAGCTGAGCAAGGCCGACCCTGCCTATTTCGGCATCAGCCTCGCCACGCTGGACGGCCATGTCTACGAGGTCGGCGACAGCCAGGTGCCCTTCACCATCCAGTCAATGTCGAAGCCGTTCGTGTTCGCGCTGGCGCTGGACCTGCTCGGCGCGAGCAAGATCGAGAGCGCGATCGGCGTCGAGCCGTCGGGCGATCCCTTCAACTCGATCCGGCTCAACTCGGAGAACCACCCGTTCAACCCGATGGTCAATGCCGGCGCGATCGCCTGCACCGGACTGATCTACGACAGCAGGGGCACTGACGCCTTCGAGCAGATCCGTGCCGCGCTCGGCCGTTTTGCGGGACGCGACCTCGCCGTGGACGAGGCTGTCTACACCTCCGAGAGCCAGACCGGCGACCGCAACCGCGCCATCGCCTATCTGCTCAAGACCAATGCGGTAATCTCCGACAATGTCGCAGGCGTCCTCGACGTCTATTTCCGGCAATGCGCGGTGCTGGTCACCGCGCGCGACATCGCGGTGATGGCGGCGACGCTCGCCAATCGCGGCGTCAATCCGGTCACGGGCGAGCAGGTGCTGACGCCGTACGCGATCTCGCGCACGCTGTCGGTGATGACGTCGTCGGGCATGTACGACTATGCCGGCGAATGGATCTACCGGATCGGCATCCCCGCCAAGAGCGGCGTCGGCGGCGGCATTCTGGCCGCGCTCCCTGCCCGCCTTGGCCTCGGCAGCTATTCGCCAAGGCTCGACAAGCACGGCAACAGCGTGCGCGGCATCAAGGTCTGCGAGGCGTTATCCTCGCATTACGATTTGCACATGCTCAACCGCAGCGACGATGCGCGCAACGCGGTCATTGCCGACTACGACATCGGCAAGAGCCCGTCTCGCCGCGTCCGCCGCCCGCAGGAACGCGAGATTTTGGCCGCGCACGAGCAGGAGGTGCGGATCATCGAGCTGGTCGGCACGCTGTCGCTGTCGGCGGTCGATTACGTCTCGCGACGGCTTGCGGGACGGCCGCGCCCGCAAATCGTGATCTTCGACCTGCACCGCGTCACCTCCACCACCCGCGCCGGCGCGCGGCTGGTGGCAGAGGCGTTCGAAGAGCTCGCCGCACTGAACGTCACGGTGGTGCTGTCAGGCGTCAGGCGTGCGTCGAAGGAGTGGAATACGTTGCGGGAGTGGACGGCGGAGCTGAAGAACGTCCGCGACTTCTACCTGCTCGACACCGCGATCGAATGGGCCGAAGACCAGATCGTCTACCGCTATGGCGGCTCGATCGATTTCCACGAGACCACCGAGCTGGACGAGCAGCCGCTGCTGGCCGGGCTCAGCGCGGAAGAGCTGACCGACCTCGCCTCGATCTGCACGATCCGGACTTTTCAGTCCGGCGCGAAGATCATCACGACGGGCGATCCGGCCGCCTCCCTGTTCTTCCTGCGCAGCGGCGCGGTGCATGTCACCCTGCCCGACGGCGTCCGGCTGGCGACGCTCACGGCCGGCATGGCCTTCGGCGAAATGGCGCTGCTGGAGCCGACGCGCTCGGCCGACGTGTTCGCAGACATGGCGGCGACCGCGTACGAAGTGCAGCTGAAGGACTTTGAGCGTTTCCGCAGGCAGCACCCGCGCGCCAGCGAGCGCGTCATGCGCAACCTCGCGCAGCTGCTCGCCGACCGCCTGATCGTCGCCAATGCCAAGGTGGATATTCTGACGTCGACATAG
- a CDS encoding nucleoside triphosphate pyrophosphohydrolase family protein yields MTIDEYAVWAASIAKVDEHPSNERLSYLGLGLAGESGEVADHIKKLLRDDWLDKAGLVDELGDVIYYWACLCAATGQQPSKLLEASAAKIKRRLSEAASR; encoded by the coding sequence ATGACGATCGATGAATATGCGGTCTGGGCCGCGAGCATTGCCAAGGTCGATGAGCATCCGTCCAACGAGCGGCTGTCCTATCTCGGCCTCGGCCTCGCCGGCGAATCCGGCGAGGTCGCCGACCACATCAAGAAGCTGCTGCGCGATGACTGGCTCGACAAAGCCGGCCTCGTCGATGAGCTCGGCGATGTCATCTACTACTGGGCCTGCCTGTGCGCTGCGACCGGCCAGCAGCCATCCAAATTGCTCGAGGCAAGCGCGGCGAAGATCAAGCGGCGGCTGAGCGAAGCGGCGAGCCGCTAG
- a CDS encoding carboxymuconolactone decarboxylase family protein, which translates to MARILYSDPVNASDRTREILDKNRHANIFRMMAHSPSYFEQYCRLGGAIRHKGELDPVVRELAITRTGILCEAPYEIVAHKRIGKNVGVTDEQNEALENWQAATCFNEVQRAALAFTDEIVKLRKPTDATFKAIASKLTPAALVELQLSVGFYIMTSKFLETFEIDLQPVNEVVG; encoded by the coding sequence ATGGCCCGCATCCTCTATAGCGATCCGGTCAACGCATCCGATCGCACCCGCGAAATCCTCGACAAGAACCGCCACGCCAACATCTTCCGGATGATGGCGCATTCACCGAGCTATTTTGAGCAGTACTGCCGCCTCGGCGGCGCGATCCGCCACAAGGGCGAGCTCGATCCGGTCGTGCGCGAGCTTGCGATCACCCGCACCGGCATCCTGTGCGAGGCGCCGTACGAGATCGTCGCGCACAAGCGCATCGGCAAGAATGTCGGCGTCACCGACGAGCAGAACGAGGCGCTCGAGAACTGGCAGGCTGCGACCTGCTTCAATGAGGTGCAGCGCGCCGCACTCGCCTTCACCGACGAGATCGTCAAGCTGAGGAAGCCGACGGACGCCACCTTCAAGGCGATCGCGTCGAAACTGACGCCGGCCGCGCTGGTCGAGCTTCAGCTCTCGGTCGGCTTCTACATCATGACGTCAAAATTCCTGGAGACGTTCGAGATCGATCTCCAGCCCGTCAACGAAGTGGTGGGCTGA
- a CDS encoding OB-fold domain-containing protein, whose protein sequence is MSLADWTKGEEVITYQTCTACGHVQYFHRAFCAACGASDPREQRASGKGRVYATSLVCRAATPETRAHVPYNLLLVDCAEGFLMMAHGENDLAIGDSVVASFRPFAGKLVPFFAKHK, encoded by the coding sequence ATGAGTCTGGCCGACTGGACCAAAGGCGAAGAGGTCATCACCTACCAGACCTGCACCGCATGCGGGCACGTCCAATATTTCCACCGCGCCTTCTGCGCGGCTTGCGGTGCGTCCGATCCGCGCGAGCAACGCGCCAGCGGCAAGGGCAGGGTCTATGCGACCTCTCTCGTCTGCCGCGCCGCGACGCCCGAGACGCGCGCGCATGTGCCGTATAACCTCCTGCTGGTCGATTGCGCCGAGGGCTTTCTCATGATGGCGCACGGCGAGAACGATCTCGCCATCGGCGATTCGGTCGTCGCGAGCTTCAGGCCGTTCGCCGGAAAGCTCGTGCCGTTCTTTGCAAAACATAAATAG
- a CDS encoding thiolase family protein, producing MSFITGVGLTPFGKHEGSSSLDLMSKAAQLALDDAGLRRAEIDGILCGYSTVSPHIMLATVFAEHFGIRPSYAHAVQVGGATGLAMTMLAHHLVHAGVARNVLVVAGENRLTGQSRDASIQALAQVGHPDYEVPLGPTIPAYYGLVATRYMHEYGATEEDLAEFAVLMRAHACTHPGAQFHDPITVADVMASKPVAMPLKLLDCCPVSDGGAAFVISRERTGGAGVRIRGCAQAHTHQHVTAAPALSELGAEISIARAKAATGLAISDVRYAAIYDSFTITLAMLLEDLGLAGRGEAAARVRSGHFSRDGAMPLNTHGGLLSYGHCGVGGAMAHLVEAHLQMTGRAANRQVRDASIALLHGDGGVLSSHVSMFLERVR from the coding sequence ATGAGCTTCATCACCGGCGTCGGCCTCACACCTTTCGGCAAGCACGAAGGCTCATCCTCGCTCGACCTGATGAGCAAGGCCGCGCAACTCGCGCTCGACGACGCCGGCCTCAGGCGCGCCGAGATCGACGGCATCCTCTGCGGCTACTCCACCGTCTCACCGCACATCATGCTGGCGACCGTGTTCGCCGAGCATTTTGGCATTCGCCCATCCTACGCCCATGCCGTGCAGGTCGGCGGCGCCACGGGCCTTGCGATGACGATGCTCGCCCATCACCTCGTTCATGCAGGCGTTGCACGCAATGTGCTCGTCGTCGCCGGGGAGAACCGCCTCACCGGGCAGAGCCGCGACGCCTCGATCCAGGCGCTGGCGCAGGTCGGACATCCCGACTACGAGGTGCCGCTGGGGCCGACCATTCCCGCCTATTACGGTCTCGTCGCCACGCGCTACATGCACGAATACGGCGCGACCGAAGAAGACCTCGCCGAGTTCGCCGTGCTGATGCGCGCCCACGCCTGCACCCATCCCGGCGCGCAATTCCACGATCCCATCACGGTCGCCGACGTCATGGCCTCCAAGCCGGTGGCGATGCCGCTCAAGCTGCTGGATTGCTGCCCGGTGTCCGATGGCGGCGCCGCGTTCGTCATCAGCCGCGAGCGGACCGGCGGGGCTGGCGTCCGCATCCGCGGGTGTGCCCAGGCACACACCCATCAGCATGTCACGGCCGCGCCGGCGCTGAGCGAGCTCGGCGCCGAAATCTCGATCGCGCGCGCCAAGGCGGCCACGGGCCTTGCGATCTCCGACGTGCGTTACGCCGCGATCTACGACAGCTTCACCATCACGCTCGCGATGCTGCTGGAAGACCTCGGCCTTGCCGGCCGCGGCGAGGCGGCTGCCCGTGTGCGATCAGGCCATTTCAGCCGGGACGGCGCGATGCCGCTCAACACCCATGGCGGGCTGCTCAGCTACGGCCATTGCGGCGTCGGCGGCGCCATGGCGCATCTGGTCGAAGCGCATTTGCAGATGACGGGGCGGGCGGCGAATCGTCAGGTGCGCGATGCCTCGATCGCGCTCTTGCACGGCGACGGCGGCGTGCTGTCGTCCCATGTCAGCATGTTCCTGGAGCGGGTGCGATGA
- a CDS encoding CoA transferase yields the protein MGPLKGIKVVDMTTVLMGPYATQMLGDYGADVIKVESLDGDVTRLIGPTRHAGMGPVFLNTNRSKRSICLDLKKPAGREAVLRLLKDADVLVYNVRPQAMARLQLGYDVVSKINPRLVYAGVFGFGQDGPYAAKPAYDDLIQGATALPALMAQTGDGVPRYVPNALVDRIVGLTAVGAICASLVHRDRTGRGQRVDIPMFETMAGFVMGDHMGGLTYEPPLDKGGYARHLSRDRRPYKTSDGYLSVIVYNDKQWENFFNATGRDDLRADPKFATFAGRAANIDVVYAELARIFETRTTAEWIDLLTKADVPVMPMHDLASILHDPHLEATGFFPVVEHPTEGPIRSMKVTASWSETEAEPVRLAPRLNEHGADILREIGYSADEIAAMVRDGVTRMAPE from the coding sequence ATGGGGCCGCTGAAGGGCATCAAGGTCGTCGACATGACCACCGTGCTGATGGGGCCCTATGCGACCCAGATGCTCGGCGACTACGGTGCCGACGTCATCAAGGTGGAATCGCTCGACGGCGACGTCACCCGCCTGATCGGCCCGACCCGCCATGCCGGCATGGGCCCGGTGTTCCTCAACACCAACCGCAGCAAGCGCTCGATCTGCCTCGACCTGAAGAAACCCGCGGGACGCGAGGCGGTGCTGCGGCTGCTGAAGGATGCCGACGTTCTCGTCTACAATGTCCGCCCGCAGGCAATGGCGCGGCTTCAGCTCGGTTACGACGTCGTCTCCAAGATCAACCCGCGCCTCGTCTATGCCGGCGTGTTCGGCTTCGGCCAGGACGGGCCCTATGCGGCAAAGCCCGCCTATGACGATCTGATCCAGGGCGCGACCGCGCTGCCGGCGCTGATGGCGCAGACCGGTGACGGCGTGCCGCGCTACGTGCCGAATGCGCTGGTTGACCGCATCGTCGGCCTCACCGCCGTCGGTGCGATCTGCGCCAGCCTCGTGCACCGCGACCGCACCGGCCGCGGCCAGCGCGTCGACATCCCCATGTTCGAGACCATGGCCGGCTTCGTCATGGGCGACCACATGGGCGGGCTCACCTATGAGCCGCCGCTCGACAAAGGCGGCTACGCCCGCCACCTCTCGCGCGACCGCAGGCCGTACAAGACCTCCGACGGCTATCTCAGCGTCATCGTCTACAACGACAAGCAGTGGGAGAATTTCTTCAACGCGACGGGGCGCGACGACCTCCGCGCCGATCCCAAATTCGCAACCTTCGCCGGGCGCGCCGCCAATATCGACGTCGTCTATGCCGAGCTCGCACGGATTTTCGAGACGCGCACGACCGCCGAGTGGATCGATCTTTTGACCAAGGCCGACGTGCCCGTGATGCCGATGCACGATCTCGCATCGATCCTGCATGATCCGCATCTCGAGGCGACCGGCTTCTTCCCGGTGGTCGAGCATCCGACCGAAGGCCCGATCCGCAGCATGAAGGTGACAGCGAGCTGGTCGGAGACCGAGGCCGAGCCTGTGCGGCTGGCGCCGCGGCTCAACGAGCACGGCGCCGATATTTTGCGCGAGATCGGCTACTCCGCGGACGAAATTGCCGCGATGGTCCGCGATGGTGTCACGCGCATGGCGCCGGAGTAG
- a CDS encoding acetyl-CoA acetyltransferase — protein MTASIVGWAHTPFGKFDTETVESLVTSVANEALADAGISASDVDEIVLGHFNAGFSPQDFTASLVLQADPKLRFKPATRVENACATGSAAVHQGLRAIAAGAAKIVLVVGVEQMTRTPGPEIGKNLLKASYLPEDGDTVGGFAGVFGKIASSYFQKYGDQSDALALIAAKNHKNGVANPFAQMRKDFGFDFCRAESEKNPYVAGPLKRTDCSLVSDGAAALVLADAETAKGMAKSIGFRATAHAQDFLPMSKRDILQFEGCTIAWQRALEKAGLQLSDLSFVETHDCFTVAELIEYEAMGLTPKGQGARAIKEGWTLKDGKLPVNPSGGLKAKGHPIGATGVSMHVMTAMQLAGQAPEGMQLKNAKLGGIFNMGGAAVANYVSVLEPLK, from the coding sequence ATGACCGCCAGCATCGTCGGATGGGCGCATACGCCGTTCGGCAAGTTCGACACCGAAACCGTCGAAAGCCTCGTCACCAGCGTCGCCAACGAGGCGCTGGCCGATGCCGGCATTTCCGCCTCCGACGTCGACGAGATCGTGCTCGGCCATTTCAACGCCGGCTTCTCGCCGCAGGATTTTACCGCCTCGCTGGTGCTCCAGGCCGACCCGAAGCTGCGCTTCAAGCCCGCGACCCGCGTCGAGAACGCCTGCGCCACCGGCTCTGCCGCCGTGCACCAGGGTCTGCGCGCGATCGCCGCAGGGGCCGCCAAGATCGTGCTGGTCGTCGGTGTCGAGCAGATGACCCGCACGCCGGGACCGGAGATCGGCAAAAACCTGCTCAAGGCGTCCTATCTGCCCGAGGACGGCGACACGGTCGGCGGCTTCGCCGGCGTGTTCGGCAAGATCGCCAGCTCCTATTTCCAGAAATACGGCGACCAATCCGATGCGCTGGCGCTGATCGCGGCCAAGAACCACAAGAACGGCGTCGCCAATCCCTTCGCCCAGATGCGCAAGGACTTTGGCTTCGATTTCTGCCGCGCCGAGAGCGAGAAGAACCCCTACGTCGCCGGTCCCCTGAAGCGTACCGATTGCTCGCTGGTGTCCGACGGCGCCGCGGCGCTGGTTCTGGCCGATGCCGAGACCGCCAAGGGCATGGCTAAGTCGATCGGCTTCCGCGCCACCGCGCATGCCCAGGACTTCCTGCCGATGTCCAAGCGCGACATCCTCCAGTTCGAGGGCTGCACGATTGCTTGGCAGCGTGCATTGGAGAAGGCGGGCCTGCAGCTGTCCGATCTCTCCTTCGTCGAGACCCATGACTGCTTCACCGTCGCCGAGTTGATCGAGTACGAAGCGATGGGCCTGACGCCGAAGGGGCAGGGCGCCCGCGCCATCAAGGAGGGCTGGACGCTCAAGGACGGCAAGCTGCCGGTCAACCCGTCCGGCGGCCTCAAGGCCAAGGGCCACCCGATCGGCGCCACCGGCGTCTCCATGCACGTGATGACCGCGATGCAGCTCGCCGGCCAGGCGCCCGAGGGCATGCAGCTCAAGAACGCCAAGCTCGGCGGCATCTTCAACATGGGCGGCGCGGCGGTCGCCAACTACGTCTCCGTGCTGGAGCCGCTGAAGTAA
- the eda gene encoding bifunctional 4-hydroxy-2-oxoglutarate aldolase/2-dehydro-3-deoxy-phosphogluconate aldolase, translating to MPTTAQQNHLVALFKAATVIPVLTIERIQDAVPLARALVAGGVRTLEVTLRTPVAIEAARAMMAAVPEAVVGIGTILNPADFTRVEKLGVAFGISPGLTPDLLAAAAHSSLPFAPGIATASELMLALSHGFDVAKFFPAEQAGGIKGLRALGGPFPNVRFCPTGGVGEANAASWLAEPNVIAVGGSWLCPTAEIRAGNWAGITAICQRTLQALKPA from the coding sequence ATGCCCACCACTGCCCAACAGAACCACCTCGTCGCGCTGTTCAAGGCCGCGACCGTCATTCCCGTCCTCACCATCGAGCGGATCCAGGACGCCGTGCCGCTGGCGCGTGCGCTGGTGGCCGGCGGCGTCCGCACGCTGGAGGTGACCCTGCGCACCCCCGTTGCGATCGAGGCGGCGCGGGCGATGATGGCCGCGGTCCCCGAGGCGGTCGTCGGCATCGGCACGATCCTCAATCCGGCCGACTTCACCCGGGTCGAGAAGCTCGGCGTCGCCTTCGGAATCAGCCCGGGCCTGACCCCCGATCTCCTCGCGGCCGCCGCCCACAGCTCCCTGCCGTTCGCGCCGGGCATCGCCACCGCCTCCGAACTGATGCTGGCGCTGTCGCACGGCTTCGACGTGGCAAAATTCTTCCCCGCCGAGCAGGCCGGCGGCATCAAGGGCCTGCGCGCCCTCGGCGGGCCGTTCCCGAACGTGCGGTTCTGCCCGACGGGCGGGGTCGGCGAAGCCAATGCAGCGAGCTGGCTTGCCGAGCCCAATGTGATTGCGGTCGGCGGTTCCTGGCTGTGCCCGACGGCCGAGATCAGGGCGGGGAACTGGGCCGGCATAACTGCCATCTGCCAGCGCACCCTCCAGGCCCTTAAACCTGCGTGA
- a CDS encoding sugar kinase, with protein sequence MASVACIGECMVELRQAQGGQAGQGGGLYSRGFGGDTLNTAVYLARLEVKVDYLTALGDDALSDEMIAAWNAEGVGTRRVARLPGKLPGLYMIQTDAKGERQFFHWRDSAAARQLMSLPETDELLNSLMSYDIVYLSAITLSIYDAPGRDRLFAAIKRARLLGTRFVFDTNFRARGWPDRDVAREVFATAFAAADIVLTSTEDLLALYPGESHEQLMARIPTPELVFRLAEPVSLLRFPGGTHEVRAEPMTKPVVDTTAAGDSFAAAYIAARLAGSEPVEAAQAGHRLASLVICYPGAIIPGYAMPPKKRHRPATSRQATK encoded by the coding sequence ATGGCGAGCGTTGCTTGCATCGGTGAATGCATGGTCGAGCTCCGGCAGGCCCAAGGTGGGCAGGCCGGGCAGGGCGGCGGCCTGTACTCGCGCGGCTTCGGCGGCGACACCCTCAACACGGCCGTGTATCTGGCCCGGCTCGAGGTCAAGGTCGACTATCTCACCGCGCTCGGAGACGATGCGCTCAGTGATGAGATGATCGCAGCCTGGAATGCAGAGGGCGTCGGCACCCGCCGCGTCGCGCGGCTGCCGGGCAAGCTTCCCGGCCTCTACATGATCCAGACGGATGCCAAGGGCGAGCGCCAGTTCTTCCACTGGCGCGACAGTGCGGCGGCGCGCCAGCTGATGAGCCTGCCGGAGACCGACGAGCTGCTCAACTCGCTGATGAGCTACGACATCGTCTATCTCTCCGCGATCACGCTCTCGATCTACGATGCTCCGGGGCGCGATCGCCTGTTCGCGGCGATCAAGCGGGCGCGCCTGCTCGGCACCCGCTTCGTGTTCGACACCAACTTCCGCGCGCGCGGCTGGCCCGATCGCGACGTCGCGCGCGAGGTGTTCGCCACTGCGTTTGCGGCCGCCGACATCGTGCTGACCTCGACCGAGGATCTGCTCGCGCTCTACCCCGGCGAGAGCCATGAGCAGCTGATGGCGCGTATCCCCACGCCTGAGCTGGTGTTCCGGCTGGCCGAGCCGGTGAGCCTGCTGCGCTTTCCCGGCGGGACCCACGAGGTCCGGGCCGAGCCCATGACCAAGCCGGTCGTCGACACCACCGCGGCCGGCGACAGCTTCGCCGCGGCCTATATCGCGGCGCGGCTTGCCGGGTCGGAACCGGTCGAGGCCGCCCAGGCCGGCCATCGCCTCGCCAGTCTCGTGATCTGCTATCCCGGCGCCATCATTCCGGGCTATGCCATGCCCCCGAAGAAGCGGCACCGGCCGGCGACCTCGCGCCAGGCGACCAAGTAA
- the denD gene encoding D-erythronate dehydrogenase, with protein sequence MHILVLGAAGMVGRKLCERLLRDGRLGKSDITKLTMHDVVEPKKPEKAGFPVETVSGDFAVPGAAEKLIAGRPDVIFHLAAIVSGEAELDFDKGYRINLDGTRMLLDAIRLAGGGYKPRVVFTSSIAVFGAPFPDAIGDEFFHTPLLSYGTQKAIGELLLADYSRRGFLDGIGIRLPTICIRPGLPNKAASGFFSNILREPLAGKEAILPVSEDVRHWHATPRSAVGFLLHAGTMDLAKVGPRRNLTMPGFSATVGEQIAALRRVAGDKVAARIKHELDPFIVGIVGGWPRNFEAKRARELGFTTEEKSFDDIIRIHIEDELGGNFVA encoded by the coding sequence TTGCACATTCTGGTTCTGGGCGCCGCCGGCATGGTCGGCCGTAAATTGTGTGAACGGCTGCTGCGCGACGGCCGGCTCGGCAAGAGCGACATCACCAAATTGACTATGCATGACGTGGTCGAGCCGAAGAAGCCGGAGAAGGCCGGCTTCCCCGTCGAGACCGTCTCGGGCGATTTCGCGGTCCCGGGCGCGGCCGAGAAGCTGATCGCCGGCCGCCCCGACGTGATCTTCCATCTCGCCGCGATCGTGTCGGGTGAGGCCGAGCTCGATTTCGACAAGGGCTACCGCATCAATCTCGACGGCACGCGGATGCTGCTCGACGCCATCCGCCTCGCCGGCGGCGGCTACAAGCCGCGCGTCGTGTTCACGTCTTCCATCGCGGTGTTCGGCGCGCCGTTCCCGGATGCGATCGGCGACGAGTTCTTCCACACCCCGCTGCTCAGCTACGGCACCCAGAAGGCGATCGGCGAATTGCTGCTCGCCGACTATTCGCGCCGCGGCTTCCTCGACGGCATCGGCATCCGCCTGCCGACCATCTGCATCCGGCCCGGCCTGCCCAACAAGGCGGCATCGGGCTTCTTCTCCAACATCCTGCGCGAGCCGCTGGCCGGCAAGGAGGCGATCCTTCCGGTGTCCGAGGACGTCCGCCACTGGCACGCCACGCCGCGCTCGGCGGTCGGCTTCCTGCTCCATGCCGGCACCATGGATCTCGCCAAGGTCGGCCCGCGCCGCAACCTGACCATGCCCGGCTTCTCGGCCACGGTCGGCGAGCAGATCGCAGCGCTCCGGCGCGTCGCCGGCGACAAGGTCGCCGCGCGCATCAAGCACGAGCTCGATCCGTTCATCGTCGGCATCGTCGGCGGCTGGCCGCGCAATTTCGAGGCCAAGCGCGCGCGCGAGCTCGGCTTCACCACCGAAGAAAAATCCTTCGACGACATCATCCGCATTCACATCGAAGACGAGCTCGGCGGCAACTTCGTCGCCTGA
- a CDS encoding carbohydrate ABC transporter permease translates to MTDLPTRSIDLKNVLSGSAPTADHSEGMSYLQSVPRRLVTLYLPLAIIVIVLLFPFYWMALTSVKPDDQLLDLDRYNPFWTWNPTFKHFHKLLFESYYPHWLWNTMYVAVCATVLSIIASVLAAYAIVRLRYKGANLVGGLIFLAYLVPPSILFIPLATVVFQYGLFDSPLALILTYPTILIPFSTWLLMGYFKTIPFELEECALIDGASRWQILIKIVLPLAIPGLISAFIFCFTLCWNEFIYALTFLQSTSNKTVPVAIVNEFVDGDIYRWGSLMAGALAGSLPLVILYAFFVEHYVSAMTGAVKE, encoded by the coding sequence ATGACTGACCTGCCCACCAGATCCATCGATCTCAAGAATGTGCTGTCGGGCTCGGCGCCTACGGCCGATCACAGCGAGGGCATGAGCTACCTGCAGTCGGTGCCGCGCCGGCTCGTGACGCTCTATCTGCCGCTCGCGATCATCGTCATCGTTCTGCTGTTCCCGTTCTACTGGATGGCGCTGACGTCGGTGAAACCCGATGATCAACTGCTCGATCTCGACAGGTACAATCCGTTCTGGACCTGGAATCCGACGTTCAAGCACTTCCACAAGCTGCTGTTCGAGAGCTACTACCCGCACTGGCTCTGGAACACGATGTACGTGGCCGTCTGTGCGACGGTGCTTTCGATCATCGCATCTGTACTCGCGGCCTATGCCATTGTGCGCTTGCGCTACAAGGGCGCCAATCTGGTCGGCGGGCTGATCTTCCTCGCCTATCTGGTGCCGCCGTCGATCCTGTTCATTCCGCTCGCCACCGTCGTGTTCCAGTACGGCCTGTTCGATTCGCCGCTGGCGCTGATTCTGACCTATCCGACGATCCTGATCCCGTTCTCGACCTGGCTGTTGATGGGCTATTTCAAGACCATCCCGTTCGAGCTTGAGGAATGCGCGCTGATCGACGGGGCGAGCCGCTGGCAGATCCTGATCAAGATCGTGCTGCCGCTCGCGATTCCCGGCCTGATCTCGGCCTTCATCTTCTGCTTCACGCTGTGCTGGAACGAGTTCATCTACGCGTTGACCTTCCTGCAGTCGACCAGCAACAAGACGGTGCCGGTCGCGATCGTCAACGAGTTCGTGGACGGTGACATCTATCGCTGGGGGTCGCTCATGGCGGGAGCCCTGGCCGGCTCGCTGCCGCTCGTCATCCTTTACGCCTTCTTCGTGGAGCATTATGTCTCGGCGATGACCGGCGCCGTGAAGGAATGA